The Merismopedia glauca CCAP 1448/3 genomic sequence GCCTTGGATGACGGAGATAGCAGACCTAGATCTTCTGCACGCAATCGAGACAATCGATTAGGTTCTGGAAGTAGTAGAAGATCCCGCCGCTCTTCTGGGGCTTCTGAAGCCAGAATCGTTCAATCTCAAGCAGATTTGTGGGGTACAGACAACCGAGATGACTGGGAAAGACCAGCTAAATCTAGAGACGATTGGGGTGTAGAAGGATCTAACTCTCGCGGTGCAGGTTCTAGCAGTGAAGAGGGTGGCAGAAAGCGTCGTCGTCCTAAATCGAATAATCCTACCAGTAGTTACGAAACTAGTTCAGAAACTTCCACTAGACCCCGCAGAAATAGACCCCGCCCTAGCCCAGAAACTGATGTGACATCAAATCGAGAAGAAGAAACCCAACCCTCAGATTATGTCAATTATCAACCCATAGAACCAAAAGAGGACGAGAGAGACGACTATAGTGAATATTAATTTTGATCGATATTAGTGAAACTGTTGCTTGATTGCGCCAGAGGCGATCGCACCTGGCGATGGCGATCGCTACTTTATCTACTGGGCTTAACTACTCTATCTTCGATCTTAGCTTCTTGCTTAGACTCATTGAACCCTGTAGCCATTCTCCCTGGCGGTATTAATAGTCAAGCCTTCGATGGCGATCCAGCTTATAGTAGTGACGGTCGCTATTTAGCATTTGCCTCAGATCGCCGCAACAATCGCGATATCTTCCTCTACGATTTGCAACAACGGCGTTTAATCGATTTACCTAATCTCAATCAAGCTTTTGCGGCAGAATCAGAACCAGCCTTGAGTGCTGATGGCAGGTACATTGCCTATGTTTCTAATGCCAGAGGCAAAAGTGATATTTTTGTCTACGATCGCCTCCAACGTCGCACTCAACTTTTAACTGCTGGAGTCAAAGGATCGGTACGCCATCCAACTATTACTGGAGATGCACGATTTATCGCTTTTGAGACTAATCAACTAGGTCAGTGGCATATCGCGGTCATTGAGTGGCGCAAGTAGTTAAGCAAAGCCTACGGTACTATAGCAGAAGTCAGAAGTCAGAAGTCAGTCGTAGAGACGTAGCAGTGCTACGTCTGTACAGAAGTCAGAAGTCAAAATCTTCGATCTATAAGTTTTTGAGCTTTTTTGAACTGACTGGTTATTCATGCCTTGCTGCACTAGGTTGACACCCCAAGTAAGAATAGTGAGAGATCGGGGCAAAAGAAAACCCAATCAACAATCAACAATCAACAATGCCGATATTTCAACCAGAAGATGGGGTGATAATGGTATCAGATAAGTGTAGACTGATGGGAAATTTCGTGTTTCGTTAAGTGAAATTTAAACTAATGAATCAATACACAAAATTTACTTTAGCACTAGGAAAAATATTAGGATTAGCTGGGCTAATGGCGATGACTACAACAGTCTTGATGCCTGGAACTAGTTTAGCTAAAGGCGATCGCTTTTTCTGCGGTACGGCTAGAGTGGCTGGAAAAAAAGTCCCTGCTACCTATGCTTTTACTCCAGGACAAGGTAATATACCGATGATTGTCTGGGTACGCAATGATTTCGCGGGTTCTACCTCTGCTAGACAAAGGTGTCATGCTGTAGCCAGAAGATTCCAGACCCACTACGAAAATCGAACCTTGAAGTATATCCGCACTGGGATGGTAAGTGCCTATCCGGTGATCTGTATAGCTAACGTCAGAGGTGGTGCGTGTCCTGAAAATCAGGTGTTGGTAACTCTCAATCCTGGGACTAACTCCAGTCTAGTACTTAGTCAGTTACTAGATGTGCGGAGTCGTAGTGCTGGGAGAGCCGTATATTTGAGTGGTGAAGACGGGATCTTCTATGAAGAGGGTGAAGCTTACATTGATGTAGAACAATTGCTAGAATTAGCTCCTAGTGCAGATACAGAAAGTTCTCAATGATTTTCCATTCTCAATTAGCCACCTTGATGGCAACAGTCATCGTGGTAGGACTGGTGCAAGTTGGTTTGGCATTATCTCCCCCAGAAGTGAGCGATCTTGCCAAAAGGATTACCGTGCGGATTGATGGGGGTGCGCCTGGAACTGGGGTTATTGTCAGTCAGCAAGGAAATACTTACACCGTCCTCACCAATGCTCATGTATTGCCAAAGCGCAAAAGTTACATGGTGCGGACTTTTGATGGCAGAATCTACCAAGTGAGTGCCCGTCAAATTAAACGCTTATTGGGGGTAGATTTGAGTATCTTGGAGTTCTCTAGCCAGGAAAGCTATGCGATCGCCGAAATTGGCAATTCCGACCAACTCACCGAAGGTATCCTCCTATATATAGGTGGTTGGGCGGCGACAGATCGAGTCAATCGAGAAAGAGGATATCGTTTTAGCGAAGGGCGTTTATCTGGACGCGCTACTAATCCTGAAGAGGGTTATGCCTTAATCTACAGCAATGTGGTTAAACCCGGCATGAGCGGTAGTCCGATCCTAAATGATGAAGGACAGCTAGTGGGGATTAATGGCAAAGCAGTCCCCGATCTGAGAACGGGAGAGGTAGATTATTACGGCATTCCCATCAATATCTATTTACAGCTTGCTAAAAAGCCAATTCCTTCATCTGAGACGGCTAGCTCATCATTCAAGACCCCCTCTGTGGCTGCTCAAATTGAGCCTTTTTCGCGATCGTGGCAGATTTCCCAACCAACTCAAATCAACCCTTTACCTCGAAGCATAACAGTTACTACAGTTCCTAACGTCGAACCAACTAGCGATAGCTATAGCCCTAGTCGCAACGCTGACTCGTCAGTTCCCACTCAGCCGAAATTCTCTTTGGTAGCGACGCTGACAGGTCACGCCCAATCCATTTATGGTCTTGCCTATAGCCCTGATGGTAAAACCCTAGCGAGTGGTAGTGCAGATAGAACCATTAAAATTTGGGATATGGCGACAGGAAAAGACCTCTATACTCTAAATGGTCATGGTGGCTCAGTTTACAGCGTTGCCTATAATCCTAGAAGCCAGAGTTTAGCTAGCGCCAGTGCCGACAAAACCATCAAGATCTGGGATCTCATCACCGGAAAAGAAATTCGCACCCTCACTGGACATATGTACTCGGTTAAGTCCATCGCTTACAGTCCTGACGGTCAAAATTTAGCTAGTGGCAGTTGGGATAAAACGATCAAAGTTTGGGACGTAGCTACCGGGCAG encodes the following:
- a CDS encoding trypsin-like peptidase domain-containing protein, yielding MIFHSQLATLMATVIVVGLVQVGLALSPPEVSDLAKRITVRIDGGAPGTGVIVSQQGNTYTVLTNAHVLPKRKSYMVRTFDGRIYQVSARQIKRLLGVDLSILEFSSQESYAIAEIGNSDQLTEGILLYIGGWAATDRVNRERGYRFSEGRLSGRATNPEEGYALIYSNVVKPGMSGSPILNDEGQLVGINGKAVPDLRTGEVDYYGIPINIYLQLAKKPIPSSETASSSFKTPSVAAQIEPFSRSWQISQPTQINPLPRSITVTTVPNVEPTSDSYSPSRNADSSVPTQPKFSLVATLTGHAQSIYGLAYSPDGKTLASGSADRTIKIWDMATGKDLYTLNGHGGSVYSVAYNPRSQSLASASADKTIKIWDLITGKEIRTLTGHMYSVKSIAYSPDGQNLASGSWDKTIKVWDVATGQQIYTLTGHTNAIDSIAYSPDGKTLASGSADKTIKLWDLTTGREIKTLAGHTQAINALAYSPDGKILASGSGDKTIKIWDVATGQEIRTLTGHSETVDALAYSLDGQTLASGSGDKTIKIWDVATGQEIRTLTGSNDSVYALAYSPDGQTLASGSSNMNLVGDRLEFASGSITIWQLSGR
- a CDS encoding COP23 domain-containing protein encodes the protein MNQYTKFTLALGKILGLAGLMAMTTTVLMPGTSLAKGDRFFCGTARVAGKKVPATYAFTPGQGNIPMIVWVRNDFAGSTSARQRCHAVARRFQTHYENRTLKYIRTGMVSAYPVICIANVRGGACPENQVLVTLNPGTNSSLVLSQLLDVRSRSAGRAVYLSGEDGIFYEEGEAYIDVEQLLELAPSADTESSQ
- a CDS encoding TolB family protein, which produces MKLLLDCARGDRTWRWRSLLYLLGLTTLSSILASCLDSLNPVAILPGGINSQAFDGDPAYSSDGRYLAFASDRRNNRDIFLYDLQQRRLIDLPNLNQAFAAESEPALSADGRYIAYVSNARGKSDIFVYDRLQRRTQLLTAGVKGSVRHPTITGDARFIAFETNQLGQWHIAVIEWRK
- a CDS encoding Ycf66 family protein, which produces MVNFQFNSTSLVGILLMVAGAGLYLLRSVRPELARDHDIFFSAIGLVCGLIFVFQAWRFDPIMQFGQILLAVTAGFFGFDSIRMRGIATQQAKRNTKVVEDDRPVSSTYYTEAELEDDFEPMDDRYNPRQLRGSVDRSRGRRNALDDGDSRPRSSARNRDNRLGSGSSRRSRRSSGASEARIVQSQADLWGTDNRDDWERPAKSRDDWGVEGSNSRGAGSSSEEGGRKRRRPKSNNPTSSYETSSETSTRPRRNRPRPSPETDVTSNREEETQPSDYVNYQPIEPKEDERDDYSEY